A window from Kluyveromyces lactis strain NRRL Y-1140 chromosome E complete sequence encodes these proteins:
- a CDS encoding putative endodeoxyribonuclease (similar to uniprot|P38430 Saccharomyces cerevisiae YMR262W Hypothetical ORF), protein MVPCLVDAHCHVSTMVDAVGCDKIRSNLDLALAGTASDVQRCVMSTNVYDWELLEPLLLMKQLDDEGPGINVSLGVHPWYCHLYQLDRSLSKVGHYRNCLKCKDEVQLMELVEQLPDPVDLSSYLSDERVSRVGCIGEIGLDKVFRLPQNGFLVSNNGTSLERSSLSNVRVEFAHQIQVFETLLKVAKGRGLPVSIHSVKCQGTTFDICKRILLDSEVNICLHSFTGTLDTVRLWLANFPHERLFFSVSCWINLKDWDSGAELLKSLPLQCILTETDCSVDSVSSQEQRQMLDSVLDAISRAHGISRTKAMDTVLQNFNRFLRK, encoded by the coding sequence ATGGTTCCATGTCTTGTCGATGCACATTGCCATGTGTCTACTATGGTGGATGCTGTAGGATGCGATAAGATCAGAAGCAATTTGGACCTGGCCCTTGCCGGAACGGCAAGTGATGTCCAACGGTGTGTCATGAGCACGAATGTGTACGACTGGGAATTACTGGAGCCCCTGCTGCTAATGAAACAACTGGATGATGAAGGTCCCGGAATCAATGTTAGTCTTGGTGTGCATCCCTGGTATTGCCATTTATATCAGTTAGATAGGTCGCTTTCTAAGGTAGGGCATTATAGGAATTGTCTTAAATGTAAAGACGAGGTACAGTTGATGGAATTGGTAGAGCAATTGCCGGATCCAGTAGATTTGTCAAGTTACTTGTCAGATGAGCGGGTTTCTCGTGTGGGTTGTATTGGCGAGATCGGATTGGACAAGGTTTTTCGGTTGCCTCAGAATGGCTTTCTCGTGAGCAATAATGGGACATCGTTGGAAAGAAGTAGTTTAAGCAATGTAAGGGTAGAGTTTGCACATCAGATCCAGGTATTTGAAACGTTATTAAAAGTTGCAAAGGGAAGGGGGTTGCCGGTTTCGATCCATTCTGTGAAATGTCAAGGTACtacttttgatatttgcAAGAGAATATTATTGGATAGCGAGGTGAACATATGTTTGCACTCGTTTACTGGGACATTGGATACGGTGCGGCTATGGCTGGCGAATTTCCCACATGAACGGCTTTTCTTTAGCGTTTCGTGTTGGATCAACTTGAAAGACTGGGATTCTGGTGCTGAGCTGTTGAAGAGTTTGCCCTTGCAGTGTATTTTGACAGAGACAGATTGTTCTGTGGATTCAGTGTCGTCGCAAGAGCAACGACAGATGCTAGATTCCGTTCTTGACGCCATTTCAAGAGCTCACGGCATTTCCAGGACTAAGGCGATGGACACGGTATTACAAAACTTCAATAGATTCTTACGTAAATGA
- the TPS3 gene encoding trehalose 6-phosphate synthase/phosphatase complex subunit (similar to uniprot|P38426 Saccharomyces cerevisiae YMR261C TPS3 115 kD regulatory subunit of trehalose-6-phosphate synthase/phosphatase complex), whose amino-acid sequence MVVIIASLFLPFQPQFEIHSSSVETASLVDQPVKIRNAGSGVKSSANSLYSGNPFDLGTSLTRKRSSSSHSRSSFAPLDLTMSAASGGDGMESSPAPSGEFSNQHRLDEVTKPVGANPQISSESFMESLTGKAHSAAASSSKNALSNYPTGSVEEFFSSGNTQLGKNYDNNTGSPDSTYSIQSSPVISAVNPTHDSTSNLLKNVNKSLLYQIVLNESNSASALEGTSKHFWNSPGSTVITPRSRALPDVNSSLSGVAKGKGHLHIKSQAPAIRHVHPAAQGPGNVTGTTGGGGGGSSKLKYSVNANHDEDSQEEKYEQSEQEEGEEENDENENVVDDEDEDMYDIEELDSSGRYHYNVPKFGGYSNKAKLKNALLKKSENIFSTAPWTIVPCAKGNGGLKNAVATALLEKTIDEQVTWVGTVGIPTDCIPEKTLDNICHELYTNYHSRAVISDDLTFKGAYKNFCKQILWPTLHYQIPDNPNSKAFEDHSWNYYQHLNQLFANEIVKTYKEGDIVWVNDYHLMLVPEMVREKLPDAKIGFFLHISFPSSEVFRCFPQREKILNGILGANSVGFQTDEYARHFMQTATRLLMTDADDHQLKLQGRVVKVNNTPIGVDVFNLDEQIDTEQVIQWRKLIRERWSDKRLIVCRDQFDRIRGLKKKMLAYERFLKENPEYVDKVVMIQICLDTARDIDLERDIMSVVDRINALSKDISISQPVVFLHQDLEFSQYLALNCEADLFIVSSMREGMNLTCHEFVVCSRERNAPLLLSEFTGSTQILKSGALLINPWDIKKFARAIKIGLEMPPDEKRRRWKKMFKSVINHDSDNWIVHALNNIDSSWEFNHERSQVFNLSFKQMYAAYSQAKRHMFVLKISEPPTPRMLRILSELSANNIVYLMNSNSRGVLERLYSRVSNVGLIAENGAYVRLNGNWFNIVEDVSWKDDVIKVFEDKMERLPGSYCKIGDSMVRFHTENAEDRDRVQGVIGEAMTHINTLFSDKGIHAYVNKNIVFVQEVGLALKTLQFLVSYYNSVDDISCSSHSPVAQPTSAETSASPLLSPISPKNGAGFFHVAAKRENRDPIGFLTITGSTSPVIEPLFQYVNELTKEGKLQYGYSVVHGDTSSTYAKEHIQGLNELFSMLQKLSSPNSS is encoded by the coding sequence ATGGTTGTTATTattgcttctttgttcttACCATTTCAGCCTCAATTTGAGATTCATTCGTCTTCCGTTGAGACTGCGTCGTTGGTAGATCAACCGGTTAAGATTCGCAATGCTGGTTCCGGTGTAAAAAGCTCTGCGAATTCTTTGTATTCCGGTAATCCGTTCGATTTGGGTACTTCTTTGACGAGGAAAAGAAGTAGCTCGTCGCATTCTCGGTCTTCTTTTGCGCCATTGGATCTGACTATGAGTGCTGCTTCTGGTGGCGATGGCATGGAGTCATCGCCTGCTCCGTCTGGTGAGTTTTCCAATCAGCATCGACTCGATGAGGTGACGAAACCTGTGGGTGCTAATCCGCAAATCTCTTCCGAGTCGTTTATGGAAAGTTTGACGGGGAAAGCACACTCAGCtgcagcttcttcttctaagAACGCTCTTTCGAATTATCCTACTGGGTCCGTGgaagaattcttttctAGTGGGAACACACAGTTAGGTAAGAATTACGATAACAATACAGGTTCACCAGATTCGACATACTCAATCCAGTCGAGTCCTGTGATTAGTGCTGTGAACCCGACACACGATTCGACGTccaatttgttgaagaacgTTAACAAATCATTACTCTATCAGATAGTGTTGAATGAATCAAATTCTGCGTCTGCGTTGGAGGGTACTTCCAAACATTTCTGGAATAGTCCCGGTAGTACAGTTATTACTCCGAGATCTAGGGCGTTACCGGATGTGAATAGTAGTTTATCCGGTGTTGCTAAGGGTAAGGGCCATTTGCACATCAAGTCACAAGCTCCAGCTATTAGACATGTGCATCCCGCTGCGCAGGGTCCCGGCAACGTGACGGGGACGAccggtggtggtggtggtggttCTTCGAAATTGAAGTATTCGGTCAACGCTAATCATGATGAGGATAGCCAGGAAGAGAAATATGAACAGTCAGAACAAGAAGAGGgcgaagaagaaaatgatgaaaacgaGAACGTAGTGGATGATGAGGACGAGGATATGTATGATATAGAAGAATTGGATTCTTCTGGAAGGTATCATTACAATGTCCCCAAGTTTGGTGGCTACTCGAATAAAGCAAAACTTAAAAATGCGCTATTAAAGAAGTCAGAGAATATTTTCAGTACCGCTCCTTGGACCATTGTGCCCTGTGCTAAGGGGAATGGTGGTCTCAAGAACGCCGTTGCCACGGCGCTACTTGAAAAGACTATAGATGAGCAAGTTACTTGGGTCGGTACCGTGGGTATTCCAACAGATTGTATCCCGGAGAAAACTTTGGATAACATATGCCATGAGTTATACACAAACTATCATTCAAGGGCTGTTATCTCTGATGATTTGACATTCAAAGGCGCCTATAAAAATTTCTGTAAACAGATTTTATGGCCGACTTTGCACTACCAGATCCCTGATAACCCAAACTCAAAGGCGTTTGAAGACCATTCGTGGAATTATTACCAACATCTAAACCAATTGTTCGCTAACGAAATTGTGAAGACCTACAAGGAAGGTGACATAGTTTGGGTGAATGATTACCATTTGATGTTGGTTCCAGAAATGGTCAGAGAAAAATTACCCGATGCCAAGATTGGATTCTTTTTACATATCTCCTTCCCAAGTAGCGAGGTATTCCGTTGTTTCCCTCAGAGAGAGAAAATTTTAAATGGTATCTTGGGTGCTAATTCCGTTGGATTCCAAACAGATGAATATGCTAGGCATTTCATGCAAACTGCTACAAGGTTGTTGATGACTGACGCTGACGATCATCAACTAAAATTACAAGGAAGAGTTGTGAAAGTGAATAACACTCCTATTGGTGTCGATGTGTTCAACTTGGATGAACAGATCGATACTGAACAAGTGATTCAATGGAGGAAACTGATTAGAGAAAGATGGTCTGATAAACGTTTAATCGTTTGCAGGGATCAATTCGATCGTATTCGTggtttgaaaaagaaaatgttgGCATACGAAAgattcttgaaagaaaaccCAGAGTACGTTGATAAAGTGGtgatgattcaaatatgTCTTGATACTGCCCGTGACATTGACTTGGAAAGAGATATCATGTCTGTAGTGGACAGAATCAATGCTTTATCAAAGGACATCAGTATCTCGCAACCGGTAGTATTTTTACATCAAGATCTTGAGTTTTCTCAGTATTTAGCACTCAACTGCGAGGCCGATTTATTTATAGTCAGTTCTATGAGAGAAGGTATGAACTTGACTTGTCATGAGTTTGTAGTATGTTCCAGAGAACGTAATGCACCTCTGCTACTATCAGAATTTACTGGTAGTACGCAGATCTTGAAGAGCGGTGCATTGTTAATCAACCCATGGGATATCAAGAAGTTTGCGCGTGCTATCAAAATCGGATTGGAGATGCCACCTGATGAAAAGAGACGCCGttggaagaaaatgttcaaaagtGTTATTAATCATGACTCTGACAACTGGATCGTTCATGCTCTTAACAACATTGATTCTTCTTGGGAATTCAATCACGAAAGATCCCAGGTGTTCAACTTgtctttcaaacaaatgtATGCTGCTTATAGCCAAGCTAAGAGACACATGTTCGTGTTGAAAATTTCTGAGCCACCAACTCCTAGAATGTTAAGGATCTTATCTGAACTAAGTGCCAATAACATTGTCTATTTGATGAACTCTAATTCACGCGGAGTGTTAGAGAGACTCTACAGCCGTGTTTCCAATGTTGGACTCATTGCTGAAAACGGTGCATACGTGAGATTGAACGGTAATTGGTTCAACATTGTTGAAGACGTATCTTGGAAAGATGATGTCATCAAAGTTTTCGAAGACAAGATGGAAAGACTACCCGGTTCTTACTGCAAGATCGGAGATTCGATGGTGAGATTCCATACAGAAAATGCAGAAGACCGTGATCGTGTGCAAGGTGTTATTGGCGAAGCAATGACACATATCAACACCTTGTTTTCAGACAAGGGTATCCATGCCTACGTTAATAAAAACATTGTGTTTGTGCAAGAAGTCGGATTAGCATTGAAAACGTTGCAATTCTTGGTGAGCTATTATAATTCTGTTGATGACATTTCATGTTCATCTCATTCTCCAGTGGCGCAACCAACTTCTGCTGAAACGTCCGCATCCCCCCTCCTATCTCCAATATCTCCAAAGAACGGTGCTGGTTTCTTCCACGTTGCTGCCAAGAGGGAAAATAGAGACCCAATTGGATTCCTAACGATCACTGGGTCCACGTCTCCCGTTATTGAACCATTGTTCCAATACGTCAATGAACTCACGAAGGAAGGAAAGCTTCAGTACGGGTACTCTGTAGTACATGGTGATACGTCTTCAACATACGCTAAAGAGCACATTCAGGGTCTTAACGAGCTATTTTCGATGCTACAAAAGTTGTCTTCTCCCAACTCATCCTAA
- the TIF11 gene encoding translation initiation complex factor eIF1A (highly similar to uniprot|P38912 Saccharomyces cerevisiae YMR260C TIF11 Translation initiation factor eIF1A): MGKKNTKGGKKGRRGKNDSDGPKRELIYKEEGQEYAQITKMLGNGRVEASCFDDVKRMAHIRGKLRKRVWMSQGDIILVSLRDFQDDQCDVVHKYNTDEARTLKSQGELPENAKINETDNFGFESDDEVNFEFGNADSDEDEDDEEAGDFDIDDI, encoded by the coding sequence ATGGGTAAGAAGAATACTAAAGGTGGTAAGAAAGGTAGAAGAGGTAAGAATGACTCTGATGGTCCAAAGCGTGAGTTGATCTACAAGGAAGAAGGTCAAGAGTATGCTCAAATTACCAAGATGTTGGGTAACGGTAGAGTGGAGGCCAGTTGTTTTGACGATGTCAAGAGAATGGCTCACATCAGAGGTAAGTTGAGAAAGAGAGTGTGGATGTCCCAAGGTGATATTATCTTAGTTTCTCTAAGAGATTTCCAAGATGACCAATGTGATGTGGTGCATAAGTACAACACAGATGAAGCCAGAACTTTGAAGAGTCAAGGTGAGTTGCCAGAGAATGCCAAGATCAACGAAACTGACAACTTCGGTTTCGAATCCGACGACGAAGTCAACTTCGAGTTCGGTAACGCggattctgatgaagatgaagatgatgaagaagctggTGATTTCGATATCGATGACATTTAA
- a CDS encoding uncharacterized protein (conserved hypothetical protein), with the protein MEDKYIGLFLAITSSLAIGTSFIFTKLGLNAASEENNFQGAGFNYLRNPIWWGGMSLMVVGEVANFAAYTFAPAIMVTPLGALSVIIGAILAAVFLKEELGTLGKLGCTICLLGSIIIILHAPSDKEISTVDEILGYAMQPAFVFYIIVVSTFSLFMIYKVVPHYGTKNPMVYISICSLVGSISVMAIKAFGIALKLTLSGSNQFTHPSTYLFLIVVAVCIMTQMNYFNKALDQFDTSIVNPLYYVTFTTATLTASFILFKNFEDSDPKDSLSLVCGFVIIFLGVYLLNLSRKKNHAKMFGDQPDVENIPLDNNVGAFSARKSFQHTRSAHQRTGSIVNYQDEEMVHLSSATNKEDDFEI; encoded by the coding sequence ATGGAAGATAAATATATTGGTTTGTTTTTGGCAATTACGTCTTCTTTAGCTATTGGTACATCATTCATCTTTACTAAATTGGGATTAAATGCTGCCAGTGAAGAGAACAATTTCCAAGGTGCAGGCTTCAACTACTTGAGAAACCCTATATGGTGGGGCGGGATGTCCTTGATGGTTGTCGGTGAAGTAGCGAACTTTGCTGCTTATACTTTTGCTCCAGCTATTATGGTGACACCATTAGGTGCATTATCCGTCATTATCGGTGCGATTCTAGCTGCTGTgtttttgaaggaagaGTTAGGTACACTTGGTAAGCTAGGATGTACCATCTGTTTACTTGGTTCAATTATTATCATCCTGCATGCGCCTTCTGATAAGGAGATCTCTACAGTTGATGAGATTCTAGGGTATGCCATGCAACCGGCATTCGTATTTTACATTATCGTGGTAAGTACGTTCTCATTGTTCATGATCTACAAAGTCGTTCCACATTATGGTACGAAGAACCCTATGGTGTATATCTCCATCTGCTCTTTAGTGGGGTCCATCTCAGTGATGGCTATCAAAGCTTTTGGTATTGCCTTAAAGTTAACTTTAAGTGGCAGCAACCAGTTTACACACCCTTCTACCTACCTTTTCCTCATCGTCGTTGCTGTATGCATCATGACACAGATGAACTATTTCAACAAGGCATTGGATCAATTCGATACATCTATTGTCAACCCATTATACTACGTTACGTTCACTACAGCTACTCTAACAGCCTCGTTCATCTTATTTAAGAATTTCGAAGACAGTGATCCAAAAGATTCTTTATCCTTGGTGTGCGGGttcgtcatcatcttcCTTGGTGTTTACCTTTTGAACCTATCTCGTAAGAAGAACCATGCCAAAATGTTTGGTGATCAACCGGACGTTGAAAACATCCCATTGGATAACAACGTCGGTGCGTTCTCGGCAAGAAAATCTTTCCAACACACAAGAAGTGCACACCAAAGAACTGGATCCATTGTAAATTATCaggatgaagaaatggttcatctttcttcagccaccaacaaagaagatgacTTCGAAATTTGA
- the SIF2 gene encoding Sif2p (similar to uniprot|P38262 Saccharomyces cerevisiae YBR103W SIF2 Sir4p-Interacting Factor 535 amino acid protein containing 4 WD-40 repeats and a nuclear localization signal): MSIASEELNYLIWRYLQEAGHEVSALALQEETRVLEFEERFKEHIPLGCLVQLVQKGILYTESEFLVPPNGEMVPVDQELYKRNFTLVQALEVDKQKFPEIAARGRFALENDVEAEMLEKKEQEQAAAMAADSPSGTQSASSRFIKTLSDHLTLSQSFTSQWNPKYGILLVWGGAQSQARIGSIDIVTDKESWSIKDPIDLVYPKRSEEEPIISVSWSPDGELVLTGTTSGELRLWNKQGKLKNILDSHRSPIVAMKWNQDCTHLLTTDVSNVVILWSTLTGTQLQHFSFKEGDIENEDSLGIDLEWVETDKFVIPGPGGSLLVYTIGNNKPLGRLLGHTSTITTLEFNKSNKSLLSASDDNTIKVWRGGNSSAANDFTDHTKTISSAHWINDDLIISTAYDGTVKVWSISKNSIVAEASLDSEPIFEASLSPDRNWLTVGTLQGSAIVFDVKTFLESYDQNSVQQQSVPISTYGEYQIDQDGLQVTNIAWNNESTAFAVSYINGNTRLLSL; this comes from the coding sequence ATGTCGATAGCTAGTGAAGAGCTCAATTACCTTATTTGGAGGTATTTACAAGAAGCCGGACATGAAGTTTCAGCACTTGCATTGCAAGAAGAAACTCGAGTTCTTGAGTTTGAAGAACGGTTCAAAGAGCATATACCTCTGGGATGTTTGGTACAACTTGTTCAGAAGGGTATACTATACACTGAAAGTGAGTTTCTAGTGCCACCGAACGGCGAGATGGTTCCTGTAGATCAGGAATTGTACAAACGAAACTTTACATTAGTTCAAGCTTTGGAAGTCGACAAGCAAAAGTTCCCCGAGATTGCAGCACGGGGTAGATTTGCACTTGAGAATGACGTTGAAGCTGAGATGCTCgagaagaaggaacaagaacagGCTGCAGCCATGGCAGCGGACAGCCCTTCGGGAACACAATCAGCATCATCAAGATTTATCAAAACACTCTCGGACCATTTAACTTTATCACAGAGTTTCACTTCGCAATGGAACCCAAAATACGGTATTTTACTAGTATGGGGAGGTGCTCAATCTCAGGCACGGATAGGGTCCATTGATATAGTTACAGATAAAGAGTCCTGGTCAATTAAGGATCCAATAGATCTTGTATACCCTAAACGTTCCGAGGAAGAACCAATAATATCTGTTTCGTGGTCTCCTGACGGTGAGTTAGTGTTAACAGGTACCACATCTGGGGAATTGAGGCTATGGAATAAACAGGGAAAACTAAAAAACATCTTGGATAGTCATAGGTCCCCGATTGTTGCTATGAAGTGGAACCAAGATTGCACCCATTTGTTAACAACGGATGTATCCAACGTGGTAATTCTATGGAGTACCCTAACGGGCACCCAATTACAACATTTCTCATTTAAAGAAGGCgacattgaaaatgaagacTCGTTAGGTATTGATTTGGAATGGGTCGAAACAGATAAATTTGTCATTCCAGGCCCAGGTGGAAGTTTACTCGTGTATACTATCGGAAATAACAAACCATTAGGAAGACTACTGGGACACACATCAACAATCACAACTTTAGAATTCAACAAATCCAACAAATCGTTGCTCAGTGCTTCAGACGACAATACGATCAAAGTATGGAGGGGTGGGAACTCTAGTGCTGCAAACGATTTCACAGATCACACGAAGACCATTTCATCAGCACATTGGATCAACGATGATTTAATAATAAGTACGGCGTACGATGGCACAGTGAAGGTATGGTCGATATCTAAGAATTCCATAGTGGCAGAGGCATCTCTTGATTCAGAACCGATATTCGAAGCTAGTCTTTCACCTGATAGAAACTGGCTGACTGTGGGGACTTTACAAGGATCTGCCATAGTGTTTGACGTGAAGACGTTCCTTGAATCGTACGACCAGAATTCTGTACAGCAACAATCGGTACCCATCTCTACGTATGGAGAATATCAAATAGATCAAGACGGACTTCAAGTAACCAACATAGCCTGGAACAACGAGAGCACTGCTTTTGCTGTTTCATACATCAACGGGAATACTAGACTCTTATCGTTatga